From one Culex quinquefasciatus strain JHB chromosome 3, VPISU_Cqui_1.0_pri_paternal, whole genome shotgun sequence genomic stretch:
- the LOC6040497 gene encoding aminopeptidase N — translation MGWKEVFLCALVVSVVVSENPIWRKLEGDLEPEAEAEVAPFEEVDESYRLPTVTAPTHYNLHLRTAIHRNERTFQGTVEIFLNVLQATDKITILNRDLVIRRVTLYRDGAEPELLETPPFDTDPRTEHLTITSSQQLAVGSYMIKVEFDGRLQENNNMGFFRSSYLDNNRNRRYLASSKFEPTHARSAFPCYDEPRLKATFTLSITHGKDYHAVANMPQEGELEPDQDDADFVTTHFQKSTRMSTYLLAFAVSDFAIRTSGYQTVYARSNVFEETEYPLQAGVDILNALSAYTRVEYTDHMPKMTQIAIPDRGTGAMENWGLVAYGEPVLLFNPSVNTYRNKKTVDTIIAHEYAHQWFGNLVSPDWWDYIWLNEGFATVYEYLAAQLAYPEKRYMDLWNVEVIHNAFAADARESIRPMTWNAASPSEIAALFDTIAYSKAGSVLNMFRVVFQDENWRAGLLEYFNQRLLDAAVADHLYDGLQLAIQGKDVYPTGFTVKQLMDSWTTAPGFPLLTVKRDYKNGQIYLSQERFLSDRQLPNSHVFHIPYNFATQTSADFDNLHFDWLSSKAAKISTEAAENEWVIFNKQQTGYYRVNYDPQNWELLIDALMADPSVIHVQNRAQLINDAYNLARADRLDMSLPLTLMKYLAQETAYPPWAAANTVLTYLNNKLRGTEHYPAFLNYVHSMLDTVYATVTVETVQDGETMLDKYLRQSITTWACRIGTADCLTRTEAALKQAVQSNIPVHPDVSSVVYCYGMHNSGETEFVWLYNRLHTSKNQAERSLLIDSLGCSQNKEYLKAYLMSAFGTNNLLSTERTRIVSAVYSTSRAGVDAMVEFLMDETIVDEFISSLGVGTLNNAIANIAARTNNAAEQQQLEDLLGKLGSRVSASTAAAARATVASNFYWFNTLEGLIVGEFLEGFVEA, via the exons ATGGGCTGGAAGGAAGTGTTTCTCTGTGCGCTGGTAGTGTCCGTTGTGGTGTCCGAAAATCCGATATGGCGCAAGCTGGAGGGAGACCTAGAGCCGGAAGCTGAAGCAGAAGTTGCACCGTTCGAGGAGGTCGATGAATCCTACCGACTTCCAACGGTTACTGCTCCAACGCATTACAATCTGCATCTTCGAACGGCAATCCACCGCAACGAGCGTACGTTCCAGGGAACGGTGGAGATCTTCCTAAATGTACTGCAAGCTACCGACAAGATCACGATCCTCAACCGTGACCTGGTTATTCGAAGAGTGACGCTGTATAGAGATGGAGCTGAGCCTGAACTTTTGGAGACTCCACCCTTCGACACCGATCCAAGGACGGAACATCTCACGATCACCAGTTCGCAGCAGCTTGCGGTTGGAAGTTACATGATCAAGGTCGAGTTCGACGGCAGACTGCAGGAAAACAACAATATGGGATTCTTCAGATCGTCGTATCTGGACAACAACAGAAATCGTCGATACCTGGCGTCCAGCAAGTTCGAACCCACCCACGCCAGATCAGCCTTCCCGTGCTACGACGAACCCCGTCTGAAGGCCACCTTCACGTTGTCCATTACCCACGGAAAGGACTACCACGCCGTTGCCAATATGCCTCAAGAAGGTGAACTGGAGCCGGACCAGGACGATGCCGACTTTGTCACGACTCACTTCCAGAAATCGACCAGAATGTCCACCTATCTGTTAGCGTTTGCCGTGTCGGACTTTGCGATCCGAACTAGCGGTTACCAGACGGTCTACGCACGCTCGAACGTATTCGAAGAGACGGAATATCCGCTACAGGCCGGCGTGGACATTCTGAACGCACTGAGTGCGTACACGAGAGTGGAATACACCGATCATATGCCTAAAATGACTCAAATTGCTATCCCTGATCGGGGCACTGGGGCAATGGAGAATTGGGGCTTGGTCGCGTACGG TGAACCCGTGCTGCTGTTCAACCCGTCCGTAAACACCTATCGAAACAAGAAGACCGTTGATACCATCATCGCCCACGAGTACGCCCACCAGTGGTTCGGAAACCTGGTCAGTCCCGACTGGTGGGACTACATCTGGCTGAACGAGGGATTCGCCACGGTGTACGAGTACTTGGCGGCGCAGCTGGCCTACCCGGAGAAGCGGTACATGGACCTGTGGAACGTGGAGGTCATTCACAACGCGTTCGCCGCCGATGCCCGCGAGTCGATCCGACCGATGACCTGGAATGCGGCTTCGCCGAGTGAGATCGCCGCGCTGTTTGATACTATTGCGTACAGTAAAG CCGGCAGCGTGCTGAACATGTTCCGCGTCGTATTCCAAGACGAAAACTGGCGCGCAGGTCTGTTGGAGTACTTCAACCAACGGCTTCTGGACGCGGCCGTTGCTGATCATCTGTACGACGGACTCCAACTGGCAATACAAGGAAAGGATGTCTACCCAACCGGATTCACCGTCAAACAGTTGATGGATTCGTGGACTACCGCCCCGGGCTTCCCTCTACTGACGGTTAAGCGAGACTACAAGAACGGTCAAATCTACCTCTCTCAAGAGAGATTCCTGAGTGATCGCCAATTGCCCAACAGCCACGTTTTCCACATTCCGTACAATTTCGCAACGCAAACTTCCGCAGACTTTGACAATCTTCACTTTGACTGGTTGTCCTCGAAGGCGGCCAAGATATCGACAGAAGCAGCGGAGAACGAATGGGTGATCTTCAACAAGCAGCAAACCGGATACTACCGAGTCAATTACGACCCACAGAACTGGGAGCTGCTCATCGATGCGCTCATGGCTGATCCCAGCGTGATTCACGTACAGAACCGAGCTCAGCTGATAAACGACGCCTACAACCTGGCTCGTGCCGACCGTCTGGACATGTCGCTTCCGTTGACGCTCATGAAGTACCTCGCACAGGAGACCGCGTACCCGCCGTGGGCAGCCGCCAACACAGTCCTGACCTACTTGAACAACAAACTACGTGGAACTGAACACTACCCGGCGTTCCTCAACTATGTCCACTCGATGCTGGATACGGTCTACGCTACCGTAACCGTTGAAACCGTCCAAGATGGGGAAACCATGCTGGACAAATATCTGAGACAGAGCATCACAACGTGGGCGTGTCGCATTGGAACTGCAGACTGTCTCACCCGTACGGAAGCTGCCTTGAAGCAAGCCGTTCAGAGCAATATCCCAGTCCATCCGGACGTTTCCAGTGTGGTCTATTGCTACGGTATGCACAACTCAGGAGAAACGGAATTCGTTTGGTTGTACAACCGACTCCACACCTCAAAGAATCAAGCCGAGCGATCGCTGCTCATCGACTCGCTCGGATGCTCCCAGAACAAGGAGTACCTCAAAGCATACCTGATGTCCGCGTTCGGAACCAACAACCTGCTCTCAACGGAGCGAACGCGCATTGTTTCCGCCGTGTACTCGACCAGCCGAGCGGGAGTGGACGCTATGGTCGAGTTCCTGATGGACGAGACCATCGTGGACGAGTTCATCTCCAGCTTGGGCGTTGGTACGCTGAACAACGCAATTGCGAACATTGCCGCTAGGACGAACAATGCTGCCGAGCAGCAACAGCTGGAAGATTTGCTGGGCAAGCTGGGAAGCAGAGTTAGCGCTAGTACTGCGGCCGCTGCCAGGGCTACCGTGGCCAGCAACTTCTACTGGTTCAACACACTGGAGGGGCTGATTGTGGGAGAGTTTTTGGAAGGATTTGTTGAAGCTTAG
- the LOC6040495 gene encoding protein elav: MTNKVLAAVQDLQKQNGESQQNTTAASSGSDNARTNLIVNYLPQTMTEEEIRSLFSSVGEVESVKLVRDKNVIYPGQPKGQSLGYGFVNFHRSQDAEQAVNVLNGLRLQNKVLKVSFARPSSEGIKGANLYISGLPKTITQEELEIIFRPYGEIITSRVLVQDGNDKPKGVGFIRFDQRKEAERAIAALNGTTPKGLTDPITVKFSNTPGQNSTAKIVQPALPTFLNPQLTRRLGAIHHPINKGLARFSPMGGEVLDMMLPTAPTNGLGAVAPSGGWSIFIYNLAPETEENTLWQLFGPFGAVQNVKIIKDSATNQCKGYGFVTMTNYEEAMLAIRSLNGYTLGQRVLQVSFKTNKSNSGLGDH, from the exons ATGACCAACAAAGTGTTAGCAGCCGTACAAGAtctacaaaaacaaaatggcgAATCGCAGCAGAACACCACTGCAGCGTCATCCGGATCGGACAACGCACGCACCAACCTGATCGTGAACTACCTCCCACAAACAATGACTGAGGAGGAGATCCGTAGTCTTTTCTCTTCGGTGGGGGAGGTAGAAAGCGTCAAGCTGGTTCGGGACAAGAACGTCATCTACCCGGGTCAACCGAAGGGACAGAGTTTGGGTTACGGCTTTGTGAACTTCCACCGGTCTCAGGATGCTGAACAGGCGGTGAATGTGCTGAACGGGTTGCGCCTGCAGAACAAGGTTCTGAAGGTGTCCTTTGCCAGACCCAGCTCGGAGGGCATCAAGGGTGCAAATCTGTACATCTCGGGTCTGCCCAAAACCATCACCCAAGAAGAGTTGGAGATTATCTTCCGACCGTACGGAGAGATTATTACGAGCCGTGTGTTGGTACAGGATGGCAATGATAAGCCAAAGGGTGTTGGGTTCATTCGTTTCGATCAGCGCAAGGAAGCTGAACGGGCTATTGCTGCACTGAACGGAACGACCCCGAAGGGATTGACCGACCCGATTACGGTCAAGTTCTCCAACACTCCCGGACAAAACTCGACCGCTAAGATTGTGCAACCGGCGCTGCCAACTTTCCTGAACCCGCAGTTGACACGCCGGCTGGGTGCCATTCATCATCCGATCAACAAGGGATTAGCTCGTTTCTCGCCGATGGGTGGCGAAGTGCTGGACATGATGTTGCCGACGGCCCCAACCAACGGACTTGGCGCGGTCGCACCGTCGGGCGGCTGGAGCATCTTCATCTACAATCTCGCTCCGGAAACTGAGGAAAACACGCTGTGGCAGCTGTTTGGCCCGTTCGGTGCCGTTCAGAACGTCAAGATCATCAAAGACTCCGCCACGAACCAGTGCAAGGGCTACGGATTCGTCACGATGACCAATTACGAGGAGGCCATGCTGGCGATCCGATCGCTCAACGGGTACACCCTAGGACAGCGGGTGTTACAAGTCAGCTTCAAGACCAACAAATCAAA CTCCGGATTGGGCGATCATTAA
- the LOC6040496 gene encoding E3 ubiquitin-protein ligase NRDP1: MGYDLTRFQGDVDEELICPICSGVLEEPLQAVACEHAFCRACITEWLSRQPTCPVDRNPITNSNLRAVPRILRNLLSRLNISCENAMYGCTLVLKLDTLATHIEECEHNPKRPLPCEKGCGFVIPKDEYKDHNCFRELRSLVHNQQQKMSELKNEINDQNLVINELKRELNLVKDFMRAMRVSNPAMRAIADQMERDEVTRWSNGLARARVTRWGGMISTPDDALQLMIKRALSESGCPPHILDDLMENCHERRWPRGLSSLETRQNNRRIYENYVCRRIPGKQAVLVLHCDNTHMSEDVMVEPGLVMIFAHGIE; this comes from the exons ATGGGTTACGATCTGACGCGCTTCCAGGGTGACGTGGACGAGGAGCTGATCTGTCCGATCTGCTCCGGAGTGCTCGAGGAGCCACTGCAG GCGGTAGCATGTGAGCACGCGTTCTGTCGAGCCTGCATCACAGAGTGGCTATCGCGGCAGCCGACCTGCCCAGTGGACCGGAATCCCATCACCAACAGTAATCTCCGAGCGGTGCCAAGAATTCTGCGCAATCTCCTGTCGCGACTCAACATTAGCTGCGAGAATGCCATGTACGGGTGTACGCTGGTGCTCAAGCTGGACACACTGGCCACCCACATCGAAGAGTGCGAACACAACCCGAAGCGGCCACTGCCGTGCGAGAAGGGCTGCGGCTTCGTGATTCCCAAGGACGAGTACAAGGACCACAACTGCTTCCGGGAGCTGCGTTCGCTGGTGCACAACCAGCAGCAGAAGATGAGCGAGCTGAAGAACGAAATCAACGATCAAAACCTGGTGATAAACGAGCTGAAGCGGGAACTGAACCTGGTGAAGGATTTTATGAGGGCGATGCGCGTGTCGAATCCCGCGATGCGAGCTATCGCCGATCAGATGGAGCGGGACGAAGTGACCAGATGGAGCAATGGACTGGCGAGGGCACGAGTCACTCGGTGGGGTGGAATGATCTCAACTCCCGATGACGCGCTGCAG CTGATGATCAAACGAGCACTCTCCGAATCCGGCTGCCCGCCTCACATTCTCGACGACCTGATGGAGAACTGCCACGAGCGGCGGTGGCCCCGCGGTCTGAGCTCACTAGAAACCCGCCAAAATAATCGCCGGATATACGAGAACTACGTCTGCCGGCGAATTCCAG gAAAACAAGCCGTACTGGTGTTACACTGCGACAACACGCACATGTCCGAGGACGTTATGGTCGAGCCGGGGCTGGTCATGATATTTGCTCATGGAATAGAATAA